A region from the Lentimonas sp. CC4 genome encodes:
- a CDS encoding transposase: MKKQRYTAEFKQEAVKLILIDGTSVKEVSKQLGVPEGVLYSWRQKHLDELEANAPEGAQSPKALAKENEQLRKELAKARRMNEILKKTVGYFSEGA, from the coding sequence ATGAAAAAGCAACGCTACACTGCGGAGTTCAAACAAGAGGCAGTTAAACTGATACTAATCGACGGGACTTCAGTGAAGGAAGTTTCGAAGCAACTGGGAGTCCCTGAAGGGGTTCTCTACAGCTGGAGGCAGAAGCATCTGGACGAATTGGAGGCGAATGCTCCAGAGGGTGCTCAAAGTCCAAAGGCATTGGCCAAGGAGAACGAACAGCTACGTAAGGAGCTGGCGAAAGCTCGGCGAATGAATGAGATTCTAAAAAAAACGGTGGGCTACTTCAGCGAGGGCGCGTGA
- a CDS encoding IS3 family transposase: MQYRFIDQNKDRYSVKELCECFELSRSGYYDWQLRSPSARSLEDNSYKSHILEVHKQANGRVYGHRPIHRHLQDEGLDCGRDRTLRLMKELRIDSTQKKGFKPLGTNSKHDFGYSPNLLKKLGKPQGCDQVWVADTTYLRVQNGWCYLATVMDLFSRRIIGWSVSSDNDSKLVCKALKCAVLTRGGDLPEGLIHHSDRGSTYASYSYETLLKSFGICQSMSAKGNCYDNAAQESFYGRYKTSSVGDTIFFDEAAARSHAFEYIEVFYNRFRKHSSLDYNNPIQFEEKFYPHGGKQNASLPACINHN, translated from the coding sequence ATGCAGTATCGATTTATTGATCAGAACAAGGATCGCTACAGTGTGAAGGAGCTGTGCGAGTGCTTCGAGCTGAGTCGGAGTGGCTACTACGACTGGCAACTGCGCAGCCCGAGCGCACGCAGCCTGGAGGATAACTCCTATAAGAGCCATATTCTCGAAGTTCACAAGCAAGCCAATGGGCGCGTCTACGGGCATCGTCCAATCCACCGTCACCTTCAAGATGAAGGGCTCGATTGTGGCCGCGACCGCACCCTGCGTTTAATGAAGGAACTACGGATCGACAGCACTCAGAAGAAAGGGTTCAAGCCATTGGGCACAAACAGTAAACATGATTTCGGTTACAGCCCGAACCTACTGAAGAAACTCGGCAAGCCGCAGGGATGTGATCAAGTTTGGGTAGCCGACACCACTTATCTACGCGTTCAAAACGGCTGGTGCTATCTGGCGACAGTGATGGATCTGTTTAGTCGGCGCATTATTGGTTGGAGCGTCTCCTCTGACAATGACTCGAAGCTGGTTTGCAAGGCCCTTAAATGCGCGGTTCTGACCCGAGGTGGTGATCTGCCGGAAGGACTGATCCATCACAGCGACCGAGGCAGCACCTACGCCAGCTACAGCTATGAAACATTGCTCAAGTCCTTTGGCATCTGTCAAAGTATGAGTGCTAAAGGCAACTGCTATGATAATGCTGCCCAGGAATCTTTTTACGGGAGATACAAAACATCGAGTGTCGGTGATACCATCTTCTTTGATGAGGCTGCCGCTCGTAGTCATGCCTTCGAGTATATCGAAGTCTTCTATAACCGTTTCAGAAAACACTCTTCACTGGACTACAATAACCCCATTCAGTTTGAGGAAAAATTTTACCCCCATGGGGGTAAGCAGAACGCAAGCCTACCGGCTTGCATCAATCACAACTAA
- a CDS encoding transposase, which translates to MKRTKVEGSSAVYHAMSRVVGGEMLLKDREKEVLRKMLWQVSDFCGVEIFTYCVMTNHFHVLVRVPEKQSLSNTELLRRFKVLYPKPTKYQTAEFARLEASLMAGDADAEAIRERLLARMSDLSEFMKTVKQRFSIWYNRNHGDRKGTLWMDRFKSVLVEGQGNPLQTMAAYIDLNPVRAGLVEDPKDYRFCGYAESVAGEVAAKKGLIAIWADRGAKRIDSALRAHRSLIFGKRASEPGLADMTRKQALKVLDTDGHLPKAAMLRCRVRYFTDGAILGSAEFVRGYTGAWQMERERKHPPKVNAMRGDWGGLAVIHGLRKQVFG; encoded by the coding sequence ATGAAGCGCACTAAAGTTGAGGGGAGTTCCGCGGTCTATCATGCTATGAGTCGTGTGGTTGGTGGAGAAATGCTACTGAAGGATCGTGAAAAAGAGGTGTTGCGTAAAATGCTTTGGCAGGTGTCGGACTTCTGTGGGGTGGAGATCTTCACGTATTGTGTGATGACCAATCACTTCCATGTGCTAGTGCGGGTTCCTGAGAAGCAGTCTCTTTCCAACACAGAATTGCTGCGTCGCTTTAAAGTGCTTTACCCTAAGCCGACCAAATATCAAACAGCGGAGTTTGCTCGACTTGAAGCATCCTTGATGGCAGGGGATGCCGATGCGGAAGCCATTCGTGAGCGCTTATTGGCGCGGATGAGCGATCTGTCTGAATTCATGAAGACGGTGAAGCAGCGTTTTTCTATTTGGTATAACCGTAACCACGGGGACCGTAAGGGGACTTTGTGGATGGATCGCTTTAAATCAGTTCTCGTTGAAGGGCAGGGTAATCCGCTGCAAACCATGGCGGCTTATATCGATCTCAATCCTGTGCGTGCGGGTCTGGTTGAGGACCCGAAGGATTACCGCTTCTGTGGCTATGCGGAGTCTGTGGCGGGTGAGGTTGCGGCTAAGAAAGGCCTGATTGCCATTTGGGCGGATCGTGGCGCGAAGCGTATCGACTCAGCGCTGCGGGCTCATCGTTCGTTGATTTTTGGTAAGCGCGCGTCTGAGCCTGGATTGGCTGACATGACGCGGAAGCAGGCGTTGAAGGTGCTCGATACGGATGGGCATTTACCGAAGGCGGCGATGCTGCGCTGCCGGGTGCGCTATTTTACCGATGGGGCGATTCTGGGCTCTGCAGAGTTTGTGAGAGGCTACACGGGTGCGTGGCAGATGGAGCGTGAGCGAAAGCATCCTCCGAAGGTGAATGCAATGCGTGGCGATTGGGGCGGCCTCGCGGTGATTCATGGGCTGCGCAAGCAGGTGTTTGGCTAG